A single genomic interval of Helianthus annuus cultivar XRQ/B chromosome 6, HanXRQr2.0-SUNRISE, whole genome shotgun sequence harbors:
- the LOC110865920 gene encoding transcription initiation factor TFIID subunit 4b produces the protein MDIEKLLEEEEDETMHSGADVAAFTAALNRDIVGDNNNNNNNNTSHPPPPTAPPSSAAALSSNHTPSQVFQQWQQQQLKPPQSSAAAEHHHHHHHHPPDPTPPPPDNNNKKEDDSQSQSQSHLQQQQQRMQRGQMPTSQSPSATARPAGKQVPFALLLPVIEPQLDKDRAMQLQGLYVRLRTNSINKEEFVRHMRSLVGDHMLKMAVYKLQQGQIPAKPSMDNNAQKQRLLEHQSDSHKSSNVNPIKQERDQQPFPMQGLGKQHMPFPQPSFPNYGPPNMNTFKQQQQQQQTHDLQMRQGPVQTPFTDMKRLHGGSLAHFTSSNSGHWQPSMHKDMPSMGYAKQEPLDHMNDQQHKSQLGQTESSKDETFEMMSSRPGFSSSMNKSEPMSITAQLERQNMSAGNSSLASGSNAKTPPKKPTVGQKKPLEAPVSSLSKKQKVSGAFSDQSIEQLNDVTAVSGVNLREEEEQLFSGSKEDSRVSEASRKVVQEEEERLILQKTPLQKKLSEIMAKCGVKNRSNDVERCLSLCVEERMRGLISNLIRLSKQRVDIEKPRHQTVVTSDVRKQIMSMNQKAREEWEKKQADAEKLQRADEPEGSGDGEDGRGRSFKVNKEEDDKQRTTAANVAARAAVGGDDMLSKWQLMAEQARQKREGGPDASQPSAADVGPKPQSATERNSKDNPDAERMTTLGAITANPGPVRKITRNQELVKGGSIPRTITVKDVISVLGREIQMSRSTLIYRLYEKVRSDSLSEH, from the exons ATGGATATAGAGAAGCTCCTGGAGGAAGAGGAG GATGAAACGATGCATTCAGGGGCAGACGTTGCCGCTTTCACCGCTGCCCTAAACAGGGATATCGTAGgggacaacaacaacaacaataataataatacatctCACCCTCCTCCCCCCACTGCACCCCCCTCCTCCG CCGCAGCTTTATCCAGCAATCATACTCCAAGCCAGGTCTTCCAACagtggcaacaacaacaacttaAGCCCCCCCAATCATCAGCCGCAGcagaacatcatcatcatcatcatcatcatccaccaGATCCCACTCCTCCTCCTcctgataataataataaaaaagaagATGACTCTCAATCTCAATCTCAATCTCACttgcagcagcagcagcaaaggATGCAAAGAGGTCAAATGCCTACTTCCCAATCTCCTTCTGCTACTGCCAGGCCTGCTGGCAAGCAGGTCCCTTTTGCACTCCTGCTTCCTGTTATTGAACCCCAGCTTGATAAAGACAGGGCTATGCAACTCCAGGGCCTCTATGTTCGATTACGG ACCAATAGCATTAATAAAGAAGAATTCGTCCGCCACATGCGAAGTCTTGTAGGAGATCATATGCTTAAGATGGCTGTCTATAAGTTACAACAAGGCCAG ATTCCTGCTAAACCAAGCATGGATAATAATGCCCAAAAACAACGGTTATTGGAACACCAATCGGATTCACACAAGTCTTCTAATGTTAATCCTATTAAGCAAGAGAGGGATCAGCAGCCGTTTCCAATGCAGGGACTTGGCAAGCAACATATGCCCTTTCCACAACCCTCTTTTCCAAATTATGGACCTCCAAATATGAATACTTTtaaacagcagcaacagcagcagcagacccatgatttacaaatgaGGCAAGGCCCTGTGCAAACTCCTTTTACCGACATGAAAAGACTGCATGGGGGTAGTCTTGCTCATTTCACAAGTAGTAATTCAGGCCACTGGCAACCCTCAATGCATAAAGATATGCCATCAATGGGCTACGCAAAACAAGAACCCTTGGATCACATGAATGATCAACAACATAAATCCCAGCTAGGTCAGACTGAATCATCAAAGGATGAAACTTTTGAGATGATGTCATCAAGGCCCGGTTTCTCATCATCTATGAACAAGTCAGAGCCCATGTCCATCACCGCACAACTGGAACGCCAGAATATG TCTGCTGGAAACTCCTCATTGGCTTCTGGAAGTAATGCAAAGACTCCCCCCAAAAAGCCAACTGTCGGCCAGAAAAAACCATTAGAAGCACCTGTTTCTTCACTAAG TAAGAAGCAGAAAGTGTCTGGAGCATTTTCAGATCAAAGTATTGAGCAGCTTAATGATGTAACTGCTGTCAGCGGAGTGAATCTCAGG GAAGAGGAAGAACAATTGTTTTCTGGGTCCAAAGAGGATAGTCGAGTGTCAGAAGCTTCTAGAAAGGTTgttcaagaagaagaagaaaggctGATTTTGCAGAAAACTCCACTTCAGAAGAAGTTGTCTGAGATCA TGGCAAAATGTGGTGTAAAGAACCGAAGCAATGACGTGGAACGATGCTTGTCGCTG TGTGTAGAGGAAAGAATGCGAGGATTGATTAGCAACTTGATCAGACTTTCAAAACAG CGGGTGGATATTGAGAAGCCAAGGCACCAGACAGTTGTCACGTCGGATGTTAGAAAGCAAATCATGTCAATGAATCAAAAAGCTCGGGAAGAATGGGAGAAAAAGCAGGCTGATGCTGAAAAACTTCAAAGAGCAGATGAG CCTGAAGGAAGTGGTGACGGTGAAGATGGTCGTGGAAGATCATTTAAG GTGAACAAAGAGGAGGACGATAAACAGAGAACGACAGCTGCGAATGTTGCTGCACGGGCGGCTGTAGGAGGAGATGACATGCTCTCAAAATGGCAGCTAATGGCTGAGCAGGCCCGCCAGAAACGTGAAGGTGGGCCTGATGCCTCTCAGCCCAGTGCTGCTGATGTTGGGCCTAAGCCCCAGTCGGCTACTGAGAGAAATTCCAAGGATAATCCAGATGCTGAGAGGATGACAACTTTGGGTGCTATCACTGCTAATCCTG